The segment CCGTTCGGTTGTGCTGTGGCAGAGTGACCCCATGGCACACGAGCACCGTCACAGCGCCGCCGCCGAGCACCGGGGCCGGCTGACGGTGGTCCTCGCCATCACCGTGGCCGTGCTCGTGGCCGAGGTCGCCGGGGCCGCCCTCAGCGGCAGCCTGGCCCTGCTCGCCGACGCCGGGCACGTGCTGGCCGACGGCGCCGGGATCGGCCTGGCCCTGCTGGCGATCCGGTTCGCGGCACGCCCGGCCACCCCGCAGCGGACCTTCGGGTACTACCGGCTGGAGATCCTGGCCGCCGTGGTCAACGCCGTGCTGCTGTTCGGCGTGGCCGGGTTCGTGCTGGTCGAGGCGTGGCGGCGCCTGACCGACCCGCCGGCGGTGGCCAGCGGGCTGATGCTGGCCGTGGCCGCCGCCGGGCTGGTCGCCAACGCCGTCTCGCTGTGGCTGCTCCACGGCGGCCAGCGGGACAGCCTGAACCTGCGCGGCGCCTACCTGGAGGTCTGGGGCGACCTGCTCGGTTCGGTGGCGGTCCTGGCCGCCGCCGCCGTGATCGCCGTCACCGGCTTCCAGGCCGCCGACCCGATCGCCTCGGCCCTGATCGGCGCGGCCATCCTGCCCCGGACCTGGCGGCTGCTCCGGGAGGCGGTGGACGTCCTGCTCGAGGCCACCCCCAAGGGGGTCGACATGGACGAGGTCCGCCGGCACCTGCTCGAGACCCCGGGCGTGACCGACGTCCACGACCTGCACGCCTGGACCATCACCTCCGGCCTGCCGGTGCTGTCGGCCCACGTGGTCCTGGAGCGCCACGCCGACGCCGGCAAGGTCCTCGACGGGCTCGGCGAGTGCCTGGCCGGCCACTTCGACATCGAGCACTCCACCTTCCAGCTCGAGCAGCCCGAGCACCGCGGGCACGAAGGAGCGACCCACCGGTGACCGGCATGCCCACCCGCCGCCTGGGCGGGCTCCAGGTCGGCGCCGTCGGGCTCGGCGAGATGCCGATGTCGCTGGCCGGCCGGCCCGACGAGGACCGCTCGATCCGCACCATCCACGCCGCCCTTGACGCCGGCGTGACCCTGGTCGACACCGCCGACGCCTACTGCCTCGACGGCTCCGAGATCGGCCACGGCGAGCGGCTGGTCAGGAAGGCCCTGGACGCCTGGCCGGGCGACCGCGACCGGGTGCTGGTGGCCACCAAGGGCGGCCACACCCGCGAGGGCCGCGAGTGGGGCCTCGACGGGCGCCCCGAGCACCTGCGCCAGGCGTGCGAGG is part of the Actinomycetota bacterium genome and harbors:
- a CDS encoding cation diffusion facilitator family transporter, with the translated sequence MAHEHRHSAAAEHRGRLTVVLAITVAVLVAEVAGAALSGSLALLADAGHVLADGAGIGLALLAIRFAARPATPQRTFGYYRLEILAAVVNAVLLFGVAGFVLVEAWRRLTDPPAVASGLMLAVAAAGLVANAVSLWLLHGGQRDSLNLRGAYLEVWGDLLGSVAVLAAAAVIAVTGFQAADPIASALIGAAILPRTWRLLREAVDVLLEATPKGVDMDEVRRHLLETPGVTDVHDLHAWTITSGLPVLSAHVVLERHADAGKVLDGLGECLAGHFDIEHSTFQLEQPEHRGHEGATHR